One Bacillus sp. FJAT-52991 genomic region harbors:
- a CDS encoding mechanosensitive ion channel family protein, with translation MDRLQRMIEPMWKHYTSEEFWLAIGKGSLKIVFILILSGIVIKVAKMVVRKFFLLRSKTPLGLSERRETTLLKLIENIISYVVYFVTLINILDILTFDIKALIAGAGVVGLAVGFGAQSLVKDIITGFFIIFEDQFSVGDVVRIGQFEGTVEEIGLRTTKIKQWTGELHILPNGIITEVTNFSVHNSIAVVDVSIAYEENINEAERVINELLKTLPEKYEQIVAPPQLLGVQMLAASDVVMRITAETTPMNHFVVARHIRKDVKECLEENGIEIPFPRLVMYSRDEQAQAVAKQRKEG, from the coding sequence ATGGATAGACTTCAGCGAATGATAGAGCCAATGTGGAAGCACTATACAAGCGAAGAATTCTGGTTGGCAATTGGTAAAGGATCCTTAAAAATCGTTTTCATTCTCATTCTATCGGGAATAGTGATCAAAGTAGCGAAAATGGTTGTGCGTAAGTTTTTCCTGCTTCGTTCGAAAACGCCGCTTGGTCTTTCAGAACGTCGGGAAACTACATTATTAAAATTAATAGAGAATATTATCTCTTATGTTGTTTATTTCGTTACATTGATTAACATTTTAGATATTTTAACATTTGATATTAAAGCTTTAATTGCTGGTGCTGGGGTCGTTGGGTTAGCCGTTGGTTTTGGTGCACAAAGCCTTGTAAAAGACATCATTACTGGATTTTTCATTATCTTTGAAGATCAATTTTCGGTCGGTGATGTTGTTCGTATTGGTCAGTTTGAAGGAACAGTGGAAGAAATTGGCCTTCGCACAACAAAAATAAAACAATGGACAGGGGAACTGCATATTTTACCGAATGGTATCATTACAGAAGTGACCAATTTTTCGGTTCATAATAGTATTGCTGTTGTTGATGTGAGTATCGCTTACGAGGAGAATATTAATGAAGCCGAACGAGTGATTAATGAATTATTAAAAACGCTACCTGAAAAATACGAGCAAATTGTTGCACCACCTCAATTGCTTGGTGTGCAAATGTTAGCTGCCTCAGATGTCGTCATGAGGATTACAGCAGAAACGACTCCGATGAACCATTTTGTTGTAGCAAGGCATATTCGAAAAGACGTGAAAGAATGTTTAGAGGAAAATGGAATAGAGATTCCGTTCCCGCGTCTTGTCATGTATTCTCGAGATGAGCAGGCACAAGCCGTAGCGAAGCAAAGAAAAGAGGGATGA
- the rpsF gene encoding 30S ribosomal protein S6, translated as MKKYEFMYIIRPNIDEEAKKAVVERFDGILTSNGAEIIESKDWGKRRLAYEINDFREGFYQLVHANAETAAVEEFDRLAKISDDIIRHIVVREEAK; from the coding sequence ATGAAAAAGTACGAATTCATGTACATTATCCGCCCAAACATTGATGAGGAAGCGAAAAAAGCTGTTGTTGAGCGTTTTGACGGCATTTTAACTTCTAACGGTGCGGAGATCATCGAATCTAAAGATTGGGGTAAACGTCGTTTAGCGTATGAAATTAACGATTTCCGTGAAGGTTTCTACCAACTAGTACACGCTAACGCAGAAACTGCTGCGGTTGAAGAGTTTGACCGTTTAGCGAAAATCAGCGACGACATTATCCGCCATATCGTTGTTCGTGAAGAAGCAAAATAA
- a CDS encoding DUF951 domain-containing protein, with product MEKVFDLNDIVEMKKPHPCGTNRWKIIRLGMDIRIKCEGCGHSVILPRREFTKKIKKVLGPIENSSE from the coding sequence TTGGAAAAAGTCTTTGATTTAAATGACATTGTGGAAATGAAAAAACCACATCCATGCGGCACAAACCGCTGGAAAATTATCCGTCTCGGTATGGATATCCGCATTAAATGTGAAGGATGCGGTCATAGCGTCATTCTTCCACGAAGAGAATTTACTAAAAAAATAAAAAAAGTGCTAGGCCCCATTGAGAACAGTAGCGAATGA
- the yyaC gene encoding spore protease YyaC — protein MNLKKMFNRKPDSLTIHYKEQQASSIVAEHLLSLLPPPGTQPIVFAFIGTDRSTGDSLGPLIGTLLSEKLLPSFHVYGTLEHPVHAVNLSDKLSLIQKQHQHPFIIGTDACLGTLKNIGNIQLGNGPVKPGAGVNKELPAVGDVHITGTVNVSGFMEFFVLQNTRLHLVMSMAKIIANGIAKASIHYQLLTDNQLAEHNYYQPSLLKTED, from the coding sequence ATGAATCTTAAAAAAATGTTTAATCGAAAACCTGACTCATTAACCATTCATTATAAAGAGCAACAAGCTTCATCGATAGTTGCCGAGCATTTACTATCTTTATTACCACCACCCGGCACACAGCCAATCGTTTTTGCCTTTATCGGCACCGATCGGTCGACTGGTGATTCTCTCGGTCCATTAATTGGTACTTTGCTTTCAGAAAAACTATTACCTAGCTTCCATGTGTACGGAACACTTGAGCATCCTGTACATGCTGTCAATCTTTCTGACAAGCTATCTCTGATTCAAAAACAACATCAACATCCTTTTATCATCGGAACAGACGCTTGCTTAGGTACGTTAAAGAATATTGGAAATATCCAACTAGGCAATGGACCGGTGAAACCTGGGGCAGGGGTCAACAAAGAATTGCCAGCTGTAGGTGATGTTCATATTACTGGAACAGTTAATGTGAGCGGATTTATGGAATTTTTCGTTTTACAAAACACTCGACTACATTTAGTGATGAGCATGGCTAAAATCATTGCAAACGGCATCGCAAAGGCAAGTATTCACTATCAACTTTTAACAGATAACCAATTAGCTGAACATAACTACTATCAACCTTCCTTATTAAAAACAGAAGATTAA
- the ssb gene encoding single-stranded DNA-binding protein, giving the protein MMNRVILVGRLTKDPDLRYTPNGVAVSTFTLAVNRAFTNQQGEREADFINCVVWRRPAENVANFLKKGSLAGVDGRLQTRNYEGQDGRRVYVTEVLAESVQFLEPKSASSNYEQRGGDNGMYGGGQKKQDFPFEQQNQQRSNNNSGYTRVDEDPFANDGQPIDISDDDLPF; this is encoded by the coding sequence ATGATGAACCGAGTCATTTTAGTTGGTCGTTTAACTAAAGATCCGGACCTTCGTTACACGCCAAATGGGGTCGCTGTTTCTACATTTACATTAGCTGTTAATCGTGCTTTTACGAATCAGCAGGGCGAACGTGAAGCCGACTTCATTAATTGTGTTGTTTGGCGTCGTCCAGCAGAGAACGTAGCAAACTTTTTGAAAAAGGGTAGTTTAGCAGGAGTAGATGGCCGCCTTCAAACTCGTAACTACGAGGGACAAGATGGTCGTCGAGTATATGTAACTGAAGTTCTTGCCGAGAGTGTACAGTTTCTTGAGCCGAAAAGCGCTTCTTCTAATTATGAACAGCGTGGCGGTGACAATGGCATGTACGGCGGCGGACAAAAGAAACAAGACTTCCCATTTGAGCAACAGAATCAACAACGAAGCAATAATAACTCAGGTTATACACGTGTGGATGAAGATCCGTTTGCAAATGATGGTCAACCGATCGATATTTCAGATGATGATCTTCCATTCTAA
- the rpsR gene encoding 30S ribosomal protein S18 — protein MAGGRRGGRKRRKVCFFTANGITHIDYKDVDLLKKFISERGKILPRRVTGTSAKYQRRLTIAIKRARMVALLPFVSGE, from the coding sequence ATGGCAGGTGGACGTAGAGGTGGACGTAAACGCCGGAAAGTATGTTTCTTTACAGCTAACGGCATTACACATATCGATTATAAAGATGTAGATCTTTTGAAAAAATTTATCTCTGAACGTGGAAAGATTCTTCCACGTCGCGTAACTGGAACAAGTGCTAAATACCAACGTCGTTTAACAATCGCAATTAAACGCGCTCGTATGGTGGCTCTTCTTCCATTCGTATCTGGAGAATAA
- the ychF gene encoding redox-regulated ATPase YchF — translation MALTAGIVGLPNVGKSTLFNAITKAGAESANYPFCTIDPNVGIVEVPDERLNKLTEMVEPKKTVPTAFEFTDIAGIVKGASKGEGLGNKFLAHIREVDAICQVVRCFADDNITHVSGKVDPIDDIEVINLELILADLESVDKRLVRVAKLAKQKDKEAVIENDILVKLKAALEENKPARTVEFTDEQEKIVKQLHLLTRKPMLYVANVGEDEIADPSGNEYLQKVREFAAEDNAEVIVVCAKIEEEIAELDEEEKVMFLQELGIEESGLDQLIRAAYSLLGLATYFTAGVQEVRAWTFREGMKAPQCAGVIHTDFERGFIRAETVSYDDLVSTGSMTAAKEAGKVRLEGKEYIMKDGDVVHFRFNV, via the coding sequence ATGGCATTAACGGCAGGGATTGTTGGTTTGCCGAACGTAGGTAAATCCACATTATTTAATGCGATTACAAAAGCGGGTGCGGAATCAGCGAATTATCCTTTCTGTACGATTGATCCGAACGTTGGAATTGTTGAGGTACCTGATGAGCGTTTGAATAAATTAACGGAGATGGTGGAGCCGAAAAAAACGGTACCAACAGCGTTTGAGTTTACAGATATTGCAGGGATCGTAAAGGGAGCGAGCAAAGGAGAAGGGCTTGGAAATAAATTTCTGGCTCACATTCGTGAAGTTGATGCGATTTGCCAAGTGGTTCGCTGTTTTGCGGATGATAACATCACTCATGTATCTGGAAAAGTTGATCCAATTGATGATATTGAAGTTATTAACTTGGAATTAATTTTAGCTGACCTTGAATCGGTGGACAAGCGTCTTGTTCGGGTCGCTAAATTAGCGAAACAAAAAGACAAAGAAGCTGTGATTGAAAACGATATTTTAGTTAAATTGAAAGCGGCATTAGAAGAAAATAAGCCAGCTCGTACAGTCGAGTTTACCGATGAGCAAGAAAAAATTGTGAAACAGCTTCATCTATTAACAAGAAAGCCTATGTTATATGTAGCGAATGTAGGCGAAGATGAGATTGCTGATCCATCAGGAAATGAATATTTGCAAAAGGTACGTGAATTTGCTGCTGAAGACAATGCAGAAGTGATCGTTGTTTGTGCCAAAATTGAAGAGGAAATTGCGGAGCTTGATGAAGAAGAAAAAGTAATGTTTTTACAAGAGTTAGGCATTGAAGAATCTGGTTTAGACCAATTGATTCGTGCAGCTTACTCTTTATTAGGATTAGCTACTTACTTCACAGCAGGTGTTCAAGAAGTTCGTGCTTGGACGTTCCGCGAAGGAATGAAAGCTCCTCAATGTGCTGGTGTCATTCATACCGACTTTGAACGTGGTTTCATTCGTGCAGAAACGGTTTCTTACGATGACCTTGTATCAACTGGCTCAATGACTGCGGCAAAAGAAGCTGGAAAGGTCCGTTTAGAAGGTAAAGAATATATTATGAAAGATGGAGACGTTGTTCATTTTAGATTTAATGTATAA